In one Oligoflexus sp. genomic region, the following are encoded:
- a CDS encoding ABC transporter permease: MVKSALDRKILRELRQLRPQVITIALLIICGLSLMIATHISYDSLHAARDSFYRDYRFAEIFAEFQAAPRGIMDRMRAIPGIQNVEERILADGLIEVRGQDEPAVGLILSLPSAGQPRLNRIFVREGRLPREAQIPEVFLHEAFAAAHHLKPGDFISVLVKGQKVRLQIVGRGLSPEYVYALGSAVPLPDDRHFAVLWMIEPVLGRLVGFQDSFNSVAVTLNKSRAIAPIKDDMRILLNAYGNKAIHERMNLPSDMFLEDELTEQKTLSRISPLVFLSIAIFLIHVIMSRLIHTHRPQIAVLKAVGYHDREIAWHYTKLIIVMMLFGTIPACGIGILLGRFIVDMYQDFFRFPALIPVVDPRILLLSFATGIGSGVLGGMTAIRSILRLHPAEALKPPVPPAYHAIFLDRLFLGEKLPVSTRMTLRNLMLRPWRLGLTMFGIAAALAIMVSSGSMKDMVDFLLTTQFQYVQREDISITLQRPVAVSGLQQLADLKGVQRVEGYRAAAVRIHHERRQKETALLGWPARSELRQRLNSDLEHLPLPVHGLFLSRYFQTEWGLKAGDRIELEVLEGAFPRRTMTISGFSDELMGTTLHMRIEELWELLDEEPGYNLIALKVDPHGLSRLYFKLNQYPLVATVSLRAAVYNGFYESMGGMLQLSTGLLTLFAFIIAIGLIYNTVIMNFSERAREMATLQVLGFDNIFLFLLLMDVILIQVYASLIPGSWLGYKMTEWLLGSMRTETLSPPVLALWSTYAVGIATMLVALIFSAWSLSRLLRGLSLTEALKAKE, translated from the coding sequence ATGGTGAAATCGGCGCTCGATCGGAAAATTCTGCGTGAGTTGCGTCAGCTGCGACCCCAGGTCATCACGATTGCCCTTTTGATCATCTGCGGACTGTCCCTGATGATTGCGACCCATATTTCCTATGATTCCCTCCATGCCGCCCGCGATTCCTTCTATAGGGACTATCGCTTTGCCGAAATCTTCGCCGAATTCCAGGCCGCTCCACGCGGCATCATGGATCGCATGCGCGCTATCCCAGGCATTCAGAACGTCGAGGAACGCATCCTGGCCGATGGTTTGATCGAAGTTCGGGGTCAGGACGAGCCGGCCGTGGGGCTGATCCTGTCGCTGCCTTCCGCAGGACAGCCCCGGCTGAATCGAATTTTTGTGCGGGAAGGACGATTGCCGCGTGAGGCGCAGATTCCCGAGGTTTTTCTGCATGAAGCCTTTGCTGCAGCTCATCACCTCAAGCCCGGCGATTTCATCAGCGTGCTCGTCAAAGGGCAGAAGGTCCGCCTGCAGATTGTAGGCCGGGGTCTCTCACCGGAATATGTCTATGCTCTCGGGTCCGCTGTGCCCCTGCCTGATGATCGTCACTTCGCGGTCCTTTGGATGATTGAGCCGGTTCTGGGCCGCCTCGTCGGGTTTCAGGACTCATTCAATAGCGTGGCCGTGACGCTGAATAAAAGTCGGGCAATAGCACCGATCAAAGACGATATGCGGATTCTTTTAAACGCCTATGGAAACAAGGCCATTCATGAGCGCATGAACCTGCCTTCGGACATGTTCTTGGAGGATGAGCTGACCGAGCAGAAGACCCTGTCGCGGATCAGTCCTCTGGTTTTTTTGAGCATAGCGATCTTTCTGATTCATGTGATCATGTCGCGTTTGATTCATACCCACAGGCCACAGATCGCCGTGCTGAAAGCCGTCGGCTACCATGATCGCGAGATCGCATGGCATTACACAAAGCTCATCATCGTGATGATGCTTTTCGGAACCATACCCGCCTGTGGCATTGGAATTCTCTTAGGCCGTTTCATTGTCGATATGTATCAGGATTTTTTTCGCTTCCCTGCTCTGATCCCTGTGGTCGATCCCCGTATTCTGCTTTTGAGTTTTGCGACGGGCATTGGCTCCGGCGTTCTGGGGGGCATGACGGCGATTCGCTCCATACTCCGGCTGCATCCTGCGGAAGCTTTGAAGCCGCCTGTGCCTCCGGCGTATCATGCCATCTTTCTGGACCGGCTATTTTTAGGGGAAAAACTCCCCGTCAGTACCCGCATGACTTTGCGCAATCTGATGCTGCGCCCCTGGCGTCTCGGTTTAACCATGTTCGGGATAGCGGCTGCGCTCGCTATCATGGTCAGTTCGGGTTCGATGAAAGATATGGTGGACTTTCTTTTGACGACACAGTTCCAGTATGTCCAGCGCGAGGATATCAGTATCACGCTCCAGCGCCCTGTTGCCGTGAGTGGCCTTCAGCAGCTGGCAGATTTAAAAGGCGTTCAGCGGGTCGAAGGCTATAGAGCAGCTGCGGTGCGGATTCATCATGAGCGGAGGCAGAAGGAAACGGCCCTTCTGGGCTGGCCCGCGCGTTCCGAGCTCAGGCAAAGGCTGAATAGCGACCTGGAGCATCTGCCCCTGCCGGTGCACGGACTCTTTCTGAGCCGTTATTTTCAGACGGAATGGGGGCTGAAGGCAGGGGACAGGATTGAACTGGAGGTTCTGGAAGGGGCCTTCCCGCGACGGACGATGACGATTTCGGGCTTCAGCGATGAGTTGATGGGAACCACCCTTCATATGCGTATCGAAGAGCTTTGGGAACTGCTGGATGAAGAGCCCGGCTATAATCTTATCGCTTTGAAGGTCGATCCGCATGGACTTTCCAGGCTTTATTTCAAGCTGAATCAATACCCTTTGGTTGCGACGGTCAGTCTTCGGGCTGCAGTCTACAATGGGTTCTATGAGTCCATGGGCGGCATGCTGCAGCTGTCCACTGGACTTTTGACCCTTTTCGCTTTCATCATTGCGATCGGTCTGATTTATAACACTGTCATCATGAATTTCTCAGAGCGGGCGCGGGAAATGGCCACGCTGCAGGTTCTGGGCTTTGATAACATTTTTCTCTTTCTGCTTCTGATGGATGTGATCTTGATCCAGGTCTATGCCTCTCTAATCCCTGGATCGTGGCTCGGCTATAAAATGACCGAATGGCTGCTGGGCAGCATGCGCACGGAAACCCTGAGTCCGCCTGTGCTGGCGCTGTGGTCGACCTATGCTGTCGGCATCGCGACCATGCTGGTCGCTTTGATTTTCAGT